A window from Cyanobacteria bacterium GSL.Bin1 encodes these proteins:
- a CDS encoding AbrB/MazE/SpoVT family DNA-binding domain-containing protein, whose amino-acid sequence MDKSLKSAEVYLGRQGRLVIPAALRRLLELEEGDKLMISEEGGRLVLEKQETIKQSLKSRFAKVPKDRSLANELIAQRREAAKEEVTE is encoded by the coding sequence ATGGATAAATCACTCAAATCAGCAGAAGTGTATTTAGGTCGCCAAGGGAGGTTGGTAATTCCCGCAGCCTTACGACGATTGTTGGAGTTAGAGGAAGGGGATAAATTAATGATTAGTGAAGAGGGAGGAAGATTAGTGCTAGAAAAGCAGGAGACAATCAAGCAAAGCTTAAAATCTCGATTCGCAAAAGTGCCAAAAGATCGTAGTTTGGCCAATGAATTAATCGCACAAAGGCGTGAAGCCGCAAAAGAGGAAGTAACTGAATGA
- a CDS encoding PIN domain-containing protein yields the protein MTVVLDASALLAYLQDEPGNELVEGVLPKSVMSSVNWAEVIQKSLSAGVEIEGMLDDLQALGLKVEPFTAEDGELAGSLWKQTRQAGLSLGDRACLSLGLRLEVPVLTSDRAWASLHLSLDVQVIR from the coding sequence ATGACGGTAGTTTTGGATGCTTCAGCTTTACTTGCTTATTTACAAGATGAGCCTGGTAATGAATTAGTGGAAGGAGTCTTGCCAAAATCCGTAATGTCTAGCGTGAACTGGGCAGAAGTCATACAAAAATCGCTTTCAGCAGGGGTTGAAATTGAAGGAATGCTCGATGATTTGCAAGCGCTGGGGCTGAAAGTGGAACCTTTTACTGCAGAGGATGGAGAACTGGCTGGAAGTTTGTGGAAACAAACGCGACAAGCCGGATTATCGTTAGGCGATCGCGCCTGTTTAAGTCTGGGATTGCGATTGGAAGTTCCCGTATTGACTAGTGATCGCGCTTGGGCTTCTCTCCATCTGTCTCTTGATGTGCAGGTAATTCGGTGA
- a CDS encoding putative toxin-antitoxin system toxin component, PIN family, with translation MHRIVLDTNILISSLISKKSSPYLLYYGWRKKRFTLITSEEQLNELNQVLQYPKLRKFINQDEATIMISALCDFAVTVADLPDVNYSKDSDDNLIIATAIAGKADLIVTGDKGDLLTLKTVENIAIVTASDAVSRIGIEPTDIQ, from the coding sequence GTGCATCGAATCGTTCTTGATACCAATATTTTAATCTCTTCTCTGATCAGTAAAAAAAGTTCTCCCTATCTACTTTATTATGGCTGGAGGAAAAAGCGATTTACTCTGATTACATCGGAAGAACAATTAAATGAACTGAACCAAGTTTTGCAATATCCGAAACTTCGTAAATTTATCAACCAAGATGAAGCAACCATCATGATTAGTGCTTTATGTGATTTTGCTGTTACGGTTGCTGATTTGCCAGACGTAAATTACTCGAAAGATTCAGATGATAATTTGATTATTGCAACTGCCATAGCGGGAAAAGCTGATTTAATTGTAACAGGCGATAAGGGAGATTTATTAACTCTAAAAACGGTTGAAAATATCGCAATTGTTACCGCATCTGATGCTGTTTCAAGAATTGGCATTGAACCAACTGATATCCAATAA
- a CDS encoding transposase produces the protein MSILQLSLSSSKNRNPEIFYQLFLNLKQELRKQHRLDENKLALFPLDSTIVSLTSKLLWQQGYHQVKLFSGAECTAAFQLESNSSWVGSLNLLTSEPGGVFLHFGQGHDSKYGNPTIEETPENGVSIMDRGFSSLRRIQELLQETQSFFLLRIKNSVKLEILENGNCLIGTGSEKVEARVVNFCDWETGSEFRLVTNLLASRSLR, from the coding sequence ATGTCGATATTACAACTTTCTCTTTCATCAAGTAAGAATCGAAATCCTGAAATCTTTTATCAGCTTTTTCTCAATTTAAAACAAGAACTGAGAAAGCAACATCGACTTGATGAAAATAAACTGGCGTTATTTCCCCTCGATTCAACAATTGTTAGCTTAACAAGTAAGCTGTTATGGCAACAAGGATATCATCAAGTAAAGCTATTCAGTGGTGCGGAATGCACTGCCGCTTTCCAGCTCGAATCGAATTCGAGCTGGGTCGGCAGCTTAAATCTTTTAACATCTGAACCGGGAGGAGTTTTTCTTCATTTTGGTCAAGGACATGACAGTAAATATGGAAATCCCACGATTGAAGAAACTCCTGAAAATGGAGTCAGTATCATGGATCGAGGCTTTTCGAGTCTCAGAAGAATACAAGAACTTCTCCAGGAAACTCAATCATTTTTTCTACTAAGAATTAAGAATAGTGTTAAGCTAGAAATCCTTGAAAATGGTAACTGTTTAATTGGGACAGGCTCGGAAAAAGTTGAAGCCAGAGTGGTTAATTTTTGTGACTGGGAAACGGGAAGTGAATTTCGCTTAGTTACGAACTTGTTAGCAAGCAGAAGTCTTCGATAA
- a CDS encoding PIN domain-containing protein encodes MPSSVTVLYDASVLYPAPLRDLLMQLALTDLYRARWTEQIHQEWIRSLLKKRPDLTAEQLDYTRQLMNRHVRDCLIEHYKSLIPALSLPDLDDRHVLAAAIKGEVDVIVTMNLRDFPVSVLSQYEVEAQHPDDFIVDLIDLDPYAVVEAVKLCRARLKNPPKSVEEYLYTLTKQQLAVSVSRLRKLWHEV; translated from the coding sequence ATGCCATCCTCTGTCACAGTTTTATACGATGCCAGTGTTCTTTATCCTGCGCCCTTACGAGATTTATTAATGCAGCTTGCCCTCACGGATCTCTACCGCGCCCGTTGGACTGAGCAGATTCACCAAGAATGGATCAGGAGTCTTTTGAAAAAGCGTCCTGATTTAACAGCAGAACAACTTGACTACACTCGTCAGCTGATGAATCGTCATGTTCGCGATTGCCTCATTGAGCATTACAAGTCGCTCATCCCAGCTTTAAGTTTACCGGATCTAGATGATCGCCACGTTTTAGCCGCAGCGATTAAGGGAGAAGTGGATGTTATTGTGACCATGAACTTGAGGGATTTTCCCGTTTCTGTGCTGTCTCAATACGAAGTGGAAGCTCAACATCCAGATGATTTTATTGTCGATTTGATTGATTTAGACCCTTATGCAGTAGTTGAAGCAGTCAAACTTTGCCGTGCTCGCCTCAAAAATCCTCCTAAATCTGTCGAGGAATATCTTTATACTCTCACCAAACAGCAATTAGCAGTCAGTGTTTCTCGATTGCGTAAATTATGGCATGAAGTGTAA
- a CDS encoding excisionase family DNA-binding protein: MALTPHRLPSESEAQLSRQSSRTLAGHLPPHGTSRILKLVQDNGEEVTLELPASVLHLLTEMLSQMAQGNAVTLLPIHAELTTQEAANLLNVSRPHLVKLLETGEIPFRKVGRHRRIRFEDLMEYKDRIDQKRMAALDELTAQAQALNLGYD, translated from the coding sequence ATGGCACTTACCCCCCACCGATTACCCTCTGAATCCGAAGCTCAACTCTCACGACAGAGTAGCCGTACTCTCGCCGGCCATCTTCCCCCTCACGGCACCTCACGCATCCTCAAACTGGTGCAGGATAATGGCGAGGAAGTAACCCTTGAACTCCCCGCCTCTGTGCTTCATCTCCTCACTGAAATGCTCAGCCAAATGGCCCAAGGGAATGCCGTTACATTGCTTCCCATTCATGCCGAACTCACCACTCAAGAAGCAGCAAACCTGCTCAATGTCTCTCGTCCTCATCTGGTGAAGCTCTTAGAAACCGGCGAAATCCCTTTTCGGAAAGTCGGTCGTCATCGTCGGATCCGTTTTGAAGATTTAATGGAGTATAAAGACCGCATCGATCAAAAACGGATGGCCGCGCTTGATGAACTGACAGCACAAGCGCAAGCCTTAAATCTCGGCTATGATTAA
- a CDS encoding alpha/beta fold hydrolase, giving the protein MRRLKKLIDKHFYLVIQLGLFYLLCCGLLWYYQERLIFFPSSVIETIPSDVQLHYEEVWLTVDPGQVHGWWVPSQSEQSPVLLYLHGNGSNLGDLVSRLQRFHQWGYCVFLIDYRGYGRSSGSFPNEKRVYEDAQEAWRYLTAEKLIPEGKIVIYGRSLGSAIAIELGVSHPEAAGLILESPFTSLAAMAKEKFPIPLFPLNWLFTQKFDSLAKVPLLQTPVLLIHGKKDKVVPPPMSRTLYKTISSPKTLVFIPEAGHNDLPIKGDRLYIQAVQDFIIRYAGS; this is encoded by the coding sequence ATGAGACGACTGAAAAAATTGATTGACAAGCACTTTTATCTGGTTATTCAACTTGGTCTTTTTTATCTGCTGTGTTGTGGGCTGCTGTGGTACTATCAAGAACGACTTATTTTTTTTCCGTCTTCGGTGATTGAAACAATTCCCAGTGATGTCCAATTGCATTATGAAGAAGTATGGCTTACCGTTGATCCTGGACAAGTGCATGGCTGGTGGGTTCCTTCTCAATCAGAGCAATCTCCGGTTTTGCTTTACCTACATGGCAATGGTAGCAATCTTGGGGATTTAGTTTCTCGTCTGCAACGATTTCATCAATGGGGGTATTGCGTCTTTTTGATTGACTATCGCGGTTATGGTCGCAGTTCCGGTTCTTTTCCCAATGAGAAACGAGTTTATGAAGATGCTCAAGAGGCTTGGCGTTATCTAACAGCAGAAAAGTTGATTCCAGAGGGTAAAATTGTGATTTATGGTCGTTCTCTGGGGAGCGCGATCGCGATCGAGTTAGGGGTTTCCCATCCTGAAGCAGCAGGGTTAATTTTAGAGAGTCCTTTCACTTCCCTCGCAGCAATGGCAAAAGAGAAATTCCCCATTCCTCTATTTCCCCTTAACTGGTTGTTCACACAAAAATTTGATAGCTTAGCTAAAGTACCCTTGCTCCAAACCCCCGTTTTACTCATACACGGCAAAAAAGATAAAGTGGTTCCTCCTCCAATGAGTCGAACTTTATATAAAACCATTTCTTCTCCCAAAACACTTGTTTTTATTCCCGAAGCTGGACATAATGATCTTCCGATCAAGGGGGATCGCCTTTATATTCAGGCAGTTCAAGACTTTATCATCCGGTATGCAGGAAGCTGA